In the Caballeronia sp. LZ062 genome, one interval contains:
- a CDS encoding DUF2795 domain-containing protein, whose amino-acid sequence MTDKPAQNHFLNDEPIDDEIAQTLRSVQFPANKDAIVEAARQAGASNDVINVFDGLPEQDYADADAVEGLLGSNGGPGISG is encoded by the coding sequence ATGACCGACAAGCCTGCACAGAATCACTTCCTGAACGACGAGCCGATCGACGACGAAATCGCGCAGACGCTGCGCTCGGTGCAGTTTCCGGCGAACAAGGACGCGATTGTGGAAGCGGCACGCCAAGCCGGTGCGAGCAACGATGTCATCAACGTTTTCGACGGCCTGCCGGAGCAGGATTACGCGGATGCTGATGCTGTCGAGGGGCTGCTGGGAAGTAATGGGGGGCCTGGGATTTCCGGGTGA